The window AAAATACATGCATGCATCTCATATATTCACCAATAGCATGCATGCATGCTCTCTCTTAGATATTCACCAACAGCGACATGGACCATACCAAGATAATGCTCGAGAGGCTGGGTCTCAAGGACTGCTTTACCGGCGGTATTATCGGCTTCGAAACACTGAACAAGATAATCCTCGTGCCATTTTTACTCTCCCTACTACTCTGTATATATATCAGAGTAGAGGTTTTGTTGGTCTCCTCTCACAGTAGCTCCGGCAGCAGCACATTGATGTTATGGATGCTTGGGACAGCATGATCTGCACCGTCCACACGGTTGGACTTGCCAATCTGCGGAATAGAGATGGAGTGTTAGTCCTGTGCACCCTGTAGAAGAGCCcaaaaaggaagtagagataattaAGCAGACTTACCAGCACTATGCGCATACCGATATCTTTTCCAGCCTTGATGTTGCGCTCACTGTCATCGAAGAAAATCTACACATATGGGTATCATTAGCACTCGGGTCAACTATAATACAAAAAATGATGCAAGACGACAGACGTCATACCGCCTTGGAAGGGTCGACGTTGAACTTGTTTAGTGCATCCTTCATGGCTGTGGTGTTTGGCTTGCACAGCACGGGGGTCTTAGGCAGCTTGCCACCTGAACGGGCATTGTGACCGTCTATGTCGAAGATGGTAGGTGTCACGGCATTGTCCCTCGGTAGCCGCAGGTATGGCTTGTTCAGTGTTTCGAAGCAGATAATACCGTTGGTAAAGCAGT is drawn from Triticum dicoccoides isolate Atlit2015 ecotype Zavitan chromosome 6B, WEW_v2.0, whole genome shotgun sequence and contains these coding sequences:
- the LOC119326653 gene encoding uncharacterized protein LOC119326653 isoform X1, producing the protein MMTFIALFMQEDCHTTRSSPTQFSRTCCRACASASCYVAMPNNSEQHTCMHLRYSPTTCMHALSQIFTNSDMDHTKIFLERLGLKDCFTNGIICFETLNKPYLRLPRDNAVTPTIFDIDGHNARSGGKLPKTPVLCKPNTTAMKDALNKFNVDPSKAIFFDDSERNIKAGKDIGMRIVLVSLLNYLYFLFGLFYRVHRTNTPSLFRRLASPTVWTVQIMLSQASITSMCCCRSYCERRPTKPLL
- the LOC119326653 gene encoding uncharacterized protein LOC119326653 isoform X2; translation: MQEDCHTTRSSPTQFSRTCCRACASASCYVAMPNNSEQHTCMHLRYSPTTCMHALSQIFTNSDMDHTKIFLERLGLKDCFTNGIICFETLNKPYLRLPRDNAVTPTIFDIDGHNARSGGKLPKTPVLCKPNTTAMKDALNKFNVDPSKAIFFDDSERNIKAGKDIGMRIVLVSLLNYLYFLFGLFYRVHRTNTPSLFRRLASPTVWTVQIMLSQASITSMCCCRSYCERRPTKPLL
- the LOC119326653 gene encoding uncharacterized protein C24B11.05-like isoform X3, producing MNQKLGMEMNKVASLCSLLYINYGTTLASLLAIGYQIDYDDFHSFVHARGLPYDKIKPDPVLKNMLQSMRVRKLLCCHIFTNSDMDHTKIFLERLGLKDCFTNGIICFETLNKPYLRLPRDNAVTPTIFDIDGHNARSGGKLPKTPVLCKPNTTAMKDALNKFNVDPSKAIFFDDSERNIKAGKDIGMRIVLIGKSNRVDGADHAVPSIHNINVLLPELL